The Pecten maximus chromosome 10, xPecMax1.1, whole genome shotgun sequence region TAACAGATGCTACAAGTTCCTGAATCTAATACAGTTAAAAGTCAATAATCCTATATCATTCCAGTATCAATAAAAATTACTCCAATACAACTGCATAATTCCAAAACCAGAATCAATTCAATCAACAAGACCGATCATTCAAAATATCCTTGGACTCTTAAAACATCACAACAACCCTAACATTGTGTCCCCGACACACGATATATGGgtacacatacatgtgtaacaatacatgtatgattttaAGTAATATCTTTGCCCAACCCCCAAACAACTAATTGTTTTATGCCTCGGTCCAATTCCAATGGATTTATGAGGTATCCGGGGTTTATAAATGTGTTTCACCAAAAACTGACCAGGGTGTGGGTTGTCAGTTATCGTTATCTTTTCCCAACAAAGGTagacaaaatatcacatacaGATCAGAGAATCAAGCCTCGTTATCAAACCTTTCCTTGCCATATACCATTAATATAAATCACcaaattgattttatattaGAAATACTGCATAGATATTTTAGTTTCATTTCTCGAGGACTTTGATTCTTCTGATCTAACTTTACGTGCATGTAAACTCTTATGTGATGGTgaagattttgtatatttaaaatttgatatttcagaaTTCCTGAAATTATGTGTATTATTGTCTTCAATACCACACAGTGTTTACATGAACAAACATGCATGTTTTCTTGTTGTTTAACTTACCTGCATCAGCCATTCCTAATCCCTTGCCAAACAGTCtgatttttcatatttatcGGATCACTTAACTCTTTACCTGTTGcgttagttatctccccttcccCATTTGATGAATTAGttttttagcattttttttttcaaattcaacaaGTTTTCTATTTCTAAAGCTCAAAAGAAGCTTTGACTTTAAATTGTCTAAAACTGTGGCAATCGGTCTATTAGCAATACAATACCATGTGTTGTGAAAAACTTCCCTGTAAATTTTGGTGCTGTGTACAAGATTGTCGGGTTTTTTTCCCTGCATAGAAATTTATTGTAATAATGCAATGCCACTTTATTTCAAGGTTCTAGTGAATAGCAAGAGTAAGCAAGATCAGCATGTGTCAAATGTCTGGCTGGAGTCAGGCTAAGAATTAATCAAATTCATGAATGGCTAATATCCTTTAACAATATTGATTGTTTCATAAAGACAACTAGTTATTTTGCCTATCTATTTAACAATATATGCAGTATTTCTTAACTTGATTTTAACATGGTTTTCAACACATAATTATTTCAAACCAGATGTTCAGATTATTGGCAAGGGAAGGAAGATTGTTGGCTTGGTCCTCTGCATTCAGGTGTGTATTTATCAGACAAAGCATAGGAATgggaaattaacattttaagattttatcATAATCATAGGCCAAAATCTTCATGGTGATTCATATGCTTTGTTTGAATTTGTTAAAAATGTGTATCAATAAATGCAAGTACAATGATTTCAACCTTTGATTTATTAACTTCATCTTGAACTTTACTGCATTAGATTTCATCATACACAAAAATttattaatctatatatttcttgtatattatatatataaaatgttcaaaGGTTGAAACATATTGATCAAATGACCTCTTCCATCCTTACTGGGAACCAACATGTCAGAAGTGATTAACACCATACATTTTGGCAGTTATTCCAATACCAatagaattttaattttttaattactAGATGTTGGTTCTCAGTGTACAGTTACTTAAAAACATCATTGGTACAATTAGTATTTTCATGGAAGATCATCTGCATGAAGAGAACGATTCCAAAACGtatcatttcattttgaaattcgCTTTACTTTTGATCAAATGATCTTGTCCgctgaaaatattttttcttcttcaaaatTTCATGAATACTCAATTTCATTTACCCAAAAGTCTTGAAGCACTAACATTTTTTCTTTCTCCGAAACCAAAAGTCCTAGTACTTCAATTTTATGTAGTAAATGAAATTGAAACAGCaaaacattgtaatatttcacatttcaaatttcCTATTGGATGGAAGAGTACTTTGTTACCTTAAATGAAATCTACTACAGcccaaattattttttttatacaaacgCAATTAACTGGTTCACAATacatttgatgaaaattattttctctCAAGTAGATTTGAAAAAGGTAACAAAGTTCTATACAATCACTACATCTTCAACTTGTTCATCAGTGTCTTTTACATTTTAGTTGGAGTTAAAATAACTATGGTCAAATAATTTGACAGGAAGAATTCCGTCtctttaaaatattgaattccCTTAGAATTTTAATTTGATCCAATTCCCCAATTCTTCAATCAAATTAAATCTTGATAAGCAACATGGACACtgatgaaaaacatttttttttcaaaatgtatacaaaaccAGTATGAACTTTTTGATGTATGAACAAGTATAATAGAATTCTTATGATCcaattcaaaatttattttggaaagaataattgaattgatttatttcattgtgAAATTTTGTGTTGGATAAAACGAAATTGGAAAATTCTTCACCATAGATTTCCTCTGTATATCTTGAAATTTACTGTTTCTCTAAACTAActgttttcaagttttctcatcaaaatattttttcatttgtgtACTTTATTCTTCTGATCTTTAACAATTGGTACACCTGgttcattttgaatttcatttaaTCCATAACCGTTTAAGAGTTCTGCTATGAGGTAGATAGAATAAAattaagggaagtaactcccaAGATATTAGAATGTTTCTTTGACATAATTTTTAGTCTTCACTACACAATATGGTTTGACCCATGCCAAAATGACATTATTGTGAGATCAAAGAGAAATTGACATTAGTCTTGCTTAATAGTTATGATTTTACTATAGCAAATATGAATAGACCAGGTGTCCTCTGTTCCCAACATGTGGGGGAAATAGTGATAAAACTTGTGATTCCAATGATTCACAATTTCAGTTCATTCTGGTTTTGATACGAAACAGATTTTAAAAGACTTCTGGAGTACAGTGATGTCCCTACTGATGAAGCAGTTAAAGAATTTGTCTTTCATATCCAATTTCGGAGTTGACAAAGGAGAAATTCCCCTgggatttttttctatttgtagGCTTTTTTTGTTGCAGTACCTTCTGAGCTGGTTGGACTTAAAATAACATCTTAAATTTGTAACACACAACAGAAGCCAATCTCAAATATGAATTATCAAAAACACTTAAAACCACCTAAATACTTATGATTCTGAATATTTTGCGTCAATTCCACATCAAAATTTGGAGTgaagttaaactaactctagTGTAAAATCAATTCAAATGGCCAAACAGAAATTTTCATAGAATAGCAAGTCTCAAATTTTACTTTGTTAAAAGCTAAATAGGGAGTTCCCAATAATTTGATCAGAACTACAATATACAGATTATATGCCCAATTCTTCTATTTCGCAGGAAAACATCAAGAAGCCTCCAGAAATGTTTTTAATCTATTTCAGCAATGATTAAATGAAAATCCGTGTGAAACCTACCTTTCATTGTATTGAGGTACCATGCGTTTTGATCTCCACTTAAGTTGCTGCCTTCGTTTGAGCCTTCCATTTCCCCAGGAGGTTCTTCGACATCATAGTCACTACCCTCATATGTCTGATCACCATCGCCCTCCATTCCATGGGGATGCACCTCACCATCATCTCCAGTGTCTACATACATATCTAATGCCCCTGTCTCATCCTTGTCTGTTGACTCAATCTTTACTATGCTAATGTCTGGGCCAACTAAATCGACTTGTGGAGGCCTGTGAAAACATAAAACAGAGGAAAGTTCAAATTGATGCTACTTCTTACATATTGATTAAATTAGTTCTCTTGTTTTAGCTTCCACAAAAACTGAAAAACATTTTGGGAAATGTACATCAACATATAATCATTACTGgatcatctatatatatatatatacacaagaggCGATCTTTTTGAAAACTCAAAATATTCTTGTAAAATGACTAAAAACTTTTGTAAtagtacaatatataacactgacctttCCTCCTTCAGACGTTCACTGGAACCTGGCCTCTCCAAGCTCTCAGATCTCGAGGTGGATGGTTGTGATGTTTTGGGAGAGGAGGCAGACAGACTGAATGAAGTATCTGGAATGATGGGGGAGACAGGAGGTAGACTTGTAATGGGACTACTTGAAGATGATGAGGTGTTGATATGAACAGGGACCGACTGGTTGGCTTGACCAGCACTACCCGCAGCAAATGGTTTTGACTGTGCCACTTGCGTGCTGTTTGGCTGACTGCTCATTGACATCCCTGGAAACGTAACATCGGAGGGTTTTGGCAAGCTAGTTGGGAAAGAATCTGTAGCTTTTTGTAGACTTGTTGGGAACACATCAGAGGATTTTTGTTTTGCCGCTGAAAAATCCATGTCTATAAGAGCTTGTGGAATAGATGGATACTGTGAAGTGGATTGCTTTTGCTGTTGCTGCTGTAATTCAAACTGATTTTGCATGGATCTCTGAATGTCTGAACGAGGCATTTGGGGCATTGTTCTATCGGATGAAACTCGTGATGAACTTGGCATAGGAATGTCATTTCTCATGGATTGGGATGATTGTTGAGATGAAAATGAGGAATGTGAAGATGGCCCTCGTGAATCACGAGCAATGGGCGTAGATGTGGTATGTGTAGCTGTTGACATCTGAGTACGAGATAATGTACTGTCTTTCATACCAGAAACATTAACGATTTGAAGATCTGGGTCACCACCAGTGACCTGACTTGCTACAGATATGGCGACCGTTTTTTGCACCGGTGGTCGCGAATCTATAGGTCTTCCTGTAACAGGGTCTCTCTCAACAGGCTCTGTTTGCACCAATTCTAGACTGTCCTCTATCACTTCAACTACACCTGGCTGGAGATTACGTCCAGCAGCACCTGGAAACGACCCTAAACCGAGTCTAGGAACTCGATCCGAGTCGGAATGACTAGAATGTCCATACATATTATCGCCACGTGGACCATCGGAGGGACTTCCTGGTCTGTGCATTCTTGGTCTCTTTGATCCGGGGCTGTTTGGTCTTTGGAAATCTGAGTGACGTTTCATCATTGTGTCCTGAACAGTCTTTTGAATCCCTGATACCCTAACGTGTTTGAATTCCAACATATCATGTGACGAGTACTTATACTGACCAGCAGAATAAACGGACAGCCCAGTTTTTTCATGTAAACTCTTACAAAAGTCGGCACAACATTTGATGACACTGTCGACCTGCAACAGTCTGGCGATTTTTTCAATGTCTTTGTGATTGTCCTCAGTAAGCATCATAAAGCCCTCATATAAGTATTGCAGAAACATGTTAACAGAATCCTGCTTGATTTCAGATGCCAGGCGAACTTCTAAGTGTGATCCAATGGATGCATTGTCCATGGATTGTAACATTGGACAGGCAGCTACCAAAACTAGCCTGTGTGCCTggaaaacaatacattaatgAGATTAAAACTGAAGAACAATACAACAGAATGCCACACTTAACTGGTTGTGCAACTTGATTGATACACATAACCTCATTGATCACCCAACACTTTTattatacaaacattgtacaCTGCTTTTTCTTAAATCTCAATGTTGAAAATCTGGGTATCTAGTTAACTCAAAACAAAGTCAAACATTTCCCTTTACTCCCAGAGTCAATCTTGTTTGAAGGAGTCAAAAACATTAATATCAAATGTCTACTGGATGCAGTGAAAATGCATGCGTCACCTGTTTAAACTCAGTTTTCATCTGGTCTAGAATCCAGATTGGTACAAACTTACCTTTGTATTGATGTTTCCTGTTTTGATGATGGCATCACACAGTGTTTGGGACTTCCACATGGTGGCCAGCTGACAAAGTAGAGAACTGGAGTGGATCCCATTTGTGTAGAATTTTTGGTAATTCATGATGATTTTGTGGAAACTTTTAATGTGACAGTGATAATGATGACAAAGActtctttctgaaaaaaataaataagtagTTTTTTTATCATACTGCTGTGAAAATTCAATTATCAGGTAGTCAAATCTTGTAGCCAAATGGTATTGATGAAAATAATCACATTGAAAAGTTAAATGTATTATAGAGTTAATGTGAAACTCAAACCTGAGTAAGACGAAGCAATATTTTTTATTCCAGTTCATCAACTGGAACGCCCtaaaatataaactttgttTTACTACAATTGGGAAACAAGTTACATAAattgttggcctggatggaagtgCGGAAAGAGTCTTTTTGATGttgttaataataatatttacaaGATACCAGTTAAGGCTTGTTTTCATCTGCTGATGTAAATGTTTCAGATGACCATATGATGTCAAGTTTTAACCATTTTTGTGACGGGTCAATTGAGATAGGGAAACACAAGGCCATCACAAACAACCAGTATGAATTGGACATGAATGTATG contains the following coding sequences:
- the LOC117336489 gene encoding uncharacterized protein LOC117336489 isoform X13; the encoded protein is MNYQKFYTNGIHSSSLLCQLATMWKSQTLCDAIIKTGNINTKAHRLVLVAACPMLQSMDNASIGSHLEVRLASEIKQDSVNMFLQYLYEGFMMLTEDNHKDIEKIARLLQVDSVIKCCADFCKSLHEKTGLSVYSAGQYKYSSHDMLEFKHVRVSGIQKTVQDTMMKRHSDFQRPNSPGSKRPRMHRPGSPSDGPRGDNMYGHSSHSDSDRVPRLGLGSFPGAAGRNLQPGVVEVIEDSLELVQTEPVERDPVTGRPIDSRPPVQKTVAISVASQVTGGDPDLQIVNVSGMKDSTLSRTQMSTATHTTSTPIARDSRGPSSHSSFSSQQSSQSMRNDIPMPSSSRVSSDRTMPQMPRSDIQRSMQNQFELQQQQQKQSTSQYPSIPQALIDMDFSAAKQKSSDVFPTSLQKATDSFPTSLPKPSDVTFPGMSMSSQPNSTQVAQSKPFAAGSAGQANQSVPVHINTSSSSSSPITSLPPVSPIIPDTSFSLSASSPKTSQPSTSRSESLERPGSSERLKEERPPQVDLVGPDISIVKIESTDKDETGALDMYVDTGDDGEVHPHGMEGDGDQTYEGSDYDVEEPPGEMEGSNEGSNLSGDQNAWYLNTMKGSAHKTRRPKVDAKGMSHNTMTQAMKTYGQQGLLPLDQPGLTFPTRALLGSQQQMYIEEVRKQPEISYMPTEFFTLPMTTGQHRMGYMDPQAGQQPRSDAQATEPPYMQTVSGMFSTESSVPQGLAHRMIHTEGKKLRLCVYCSLNKVKTKSGWYVYTTHKCEACDVPLCQSRNCFITYHKYMGMM
- the LOC117336489 gene encoding uncharacterized protein LOC117336489 isoform X12 produces the protein MNYQKFYTNGIHSSSLLCQLATMWKSQTLCDAIIKTGNINTKAHRLVLVAACPMLQSMDNASIGSHLEVRLASEIKQDSVNMFLQYLYEGFMMLTEDNHKDIEKIARLLQVDSVIKCCADFCKSLHEKTGLSVYSAGQYKYSSHDMLEFKHVRVSGIQKTVQDTMMKRHSDFQRPNSPGSKRPRMHRPGSPSDGPRGDNMYGHSSHSDSDRVPRLGLGSFPGAAGRNLQPGVVEVIEDSLELVQTEPVERDPVTGRPIDSRPPVQKTVAISVASQVTGGDPDLQIVNVSGMKDSTLSRTQMSTATHTTSTPIARDSRGPSSHSSFSSQQSSQSMRNDIPMPSSSRVSSDRTMPQMPRSDIQRSMQNQFELQQQQQKQSTSQYPSIPQALIDMDFSAAKQKSSDVFPTSLQKATDSFPTSLPKPSDVTFPGMSMSSQPNSTQVAQSKPFAAGSAGQANQSVPVHINTSSSSSSPITSLPPVSPIIPDTSFSLSASSPKTSQPSTSRSESLERPGSSERLKEERPPQVDLVGPDISIVKIESTDKDETGALDMYVDTGDDGEVHPHGMEGDGDQTYEGSDYDVEEPPGEMEGSNEGSNLSGDQNAWYLNTMKEGSAHKTRRPKVDAKGMSHNTMTQAMKTYGQQGLLPLDQPGLTFPTRALLGSQQQMYIEEVRKQPEISYMPTEFFTLPMTTGQHRMGYMDPQAGQQPRSDAQATEPPYMQTVSGMFSTESSVPQGLAHRMIHTEGKKLRLCVYCSLNKVKTKSGWYVYTTHKCEACDVPLCQSRNCFITYHKYMGMM
- the LOC117336489 gene encoding uncharacterized protein LOC117336489 isoform X5, coding for MNYQKFYTNGIHSSSLLCQLATMWKSQTLCDAIIKTGNINTKAHRLVLVAACPMLQSMDNASIGSHLEVRLASEIKQDSVNMFLQYLYEGFMMLTEDNHKDIEKIARLLQVDSVIKCCADFCKSLHEKTGLSVYSAGQYKYSSHDMLEFKHVRVSGIQKTVQDTMMKRHSDFQRPNSPGSKRPRMHRPGSPSDGPRGDNMYGHSSHSDSDRVPRLGLGSFPGAAGRNLQPGVVEVIEDSLELVQTEPVERDPVTGRPIDSRPPVQKTVAISVASQVTGGDPDLQIVNVSGMKDSTLSRTQMSTATHTTSTPIARDSRGPSSHSSFSSQQSSQSMRNDIPMPSSSRVSSDRTMPQMPRSDIQRSMQNQFELQQQQQKQSTSQYPSIPQALIDMDFSAAKQKSSDVFPTSLQKATDSFPTSLPKPSDVTFPGMSMSSQPNSTQVAQSKPFAAGSAGQANQSVPVHINTSSSSSSPITSLPPVSPIIPDTSFSLSASSPKTSQPSTSRSESLERPGSSERLKEERPPQVDLVGPDISIVKIESTDKDETGALDMYVDTGDDGEVHPHGMEGDGDQTYEGSDYDVEEPPGEMEGSNEGSNLSGDQNAWYLNTMKGAVKYPEVSSDDNVSPFGDVTARQCYLCKFCSLLYKDKQSYKEHTMSVHSLEYLAFCDDCTKGFKSVHGYKTHRKMYHSTIEHNFPKCLEKKPEVRSDDSIRQFSAFRPIDDLTFGQCYVCKFCSVAFKDQDGYKEHIMTIHSLEYVAFCDHCAKGFKSVHGYKMHCKMYHSKTGNNFPKCQYCEKQFLCKSRLIIHERIHTGERPFLCKACGKSYKQKHDLLNHNCRSKKN
- the LOC117336489 gene encoding uncharacterized protein LOC117336489 isoform X19 — encoded protein: MNYQKFYTNGIHSSSLLCQLATMWKSQTLCDAIIKTGNINTKAHRLVLVAACPMLQSMDNASIGSHLEVRLASEIKQDSVNMFLQYLYEGFMMLTEDNHKDIEKIARLLQVDSVIKCCADFCKSLHEKTGLSVYSAGQYKYSSHDMLEFKHVRVSGIQKTVQDTMMKRHSDFQRPNSPGSKRPRMHRPGSPSDGPRGDNMYGHSSHSDSDRVPRLGLGSFPGAAGRNLQPGVVEVIEDSLELVQTEPVERDPVTGRPIDSRPPVQKTVAISVASQVTGGDPDLQIVNVSGMKDSTLSRTQMSTATHTTSTPIARDSRGPSSHSSFSSQQSSQSMRNDIPMPSSSRVSSDRTMPQMPRSDIQRSMQNQFELQQQQQKQSTSQYPSIPQALIDMDFSAAKQKSSDVFPTSLQKATDSFPTSLPKPSDVTFPGMSMSSQPNSTQVAQSKPFAAGSAGQANQSVPVHINTSSSSSSPITSLPPVSPIIPDTSFSLSASSPKTSQPSTSRSESLERPGSSERLKEERPPQVDLVGPDISIVKIESTDKDETGALDMYVDTGDDGEVHPHGMEGDGDQTYEGSDYDVEEPPGEMEGSNEGSNLSGDQNAWYLNTMKGVFPDGLLPLITQETSGDGHLQAQHYFSGDVKTSHLHTTSSPGRAERSTDLMNVNLQTFVCKLCLQYFVDKGSYERHLIQVHGLDIVAFCPECDKTFKSWSGYNMHVKMHNKSSCPRCTHCEKIFQSNAHLQIHMRSHSTVKSFVCTLCGKSYKHKKDLNTHVCYKTKLV
- the LOC117336489 gene encoding uncharacterized protein LOC117336489 isoform X7, which translates into the protein MNYQKFYTNGIHSSSLLCQLATMWKSQTLCDAIIKTGNINTKAHRLVLVAACPMLQSMDNASIGSHLEVRLASEIKQDSVNMFLQYLYEGFMMLTEDNHKDIEKIARLLQVDSVIKCCADFCKSLHEKTGLSVYSAGQYKYSSHDMLEFKHVRVSGIQKTVQDTMMKRHSDFQRPNSPGSKRPRMHRPGSPSDGPRGDNMYGHSSHSDSDRVPRLGLGSFPGAAGRNLQPGVVEVIEDSLELVQTEPVERDPVTGRPIDSRPPVQKTVAISVASQVTGGDPDLQIVNVSGMKDSTLSRTQMSTATHTTSTPIARDSRGPSSHSSFSSQQSSQSMRNDIPMPSSSRVSSDRTMPQMPRSDIQRSMQNQFELQQQQQKQSTSQYPSIPQALIDMDFSAAKQKSSDVFPTSLQKATDSFPTSLPKPSDVTFPGMSMSSQPNSTQVAQSKPFAAGSAGQANQSVPVHINTSSSSSSPITSLPPVSPIIPDTSFSLSASSPKTSQPSTSRSESLERPGSSERLKEERPPQVDLVGPDISIVKIESTDKDETGALDMYVDTGDDGEVHPHGMEGDGDQTYEGSDYDVEEPPGEMEGSNEGSNLSGDQNAWYLNTMKGHLPGAGASNDQYSLCQSYLENALESNAVKAGAHSDSGSSPRMLTLYSRAGQPLNYLSRLSPDLSSLDYNVISEINRSSSSRPNFAWRLARYFYNNDEMRGRNCFGRKGKKAICSKKLNMIHKLVFEYFPLGSEDSAKRMWSDCTVAIDKGIRNTIHGHYMKSGSSSQQQLPSYQSYLSYVQDNQSEYPQTSQTDSQSYTKTETEYS
- the LOC117336489 gene encoding zinc finger and BTB domain-containing protein 5-like isoform X6 — encoded protein: MNYQKFYTNGIHSSSLLCQLATMWKSQTLCDAIIKTGNINTKAHRLVLVAACPMLQSMDNASIGSHLEVRLASEIKQDSVNMFLQYLYEGFMMLTEDNHKDIEKIARLLQVDSVIKCCADFCKSLHEKTGLSVYSAGQYKYSSHDMLEFKHVRVSGIQKTVQDTMMKRHSDFQRPNSPGSKRPRMHRPGSPSDGPRGDNMYGHSSHSDSDRVPRLGLGSFPGAAGRNLQPGVVEVIEDSLELVQTEPVERDPVTGRPIDSRPPVQKTVAISVASQVTGGDPDLQIVNVSGMKDSTLSRTQMSTATHTTSTPIARDSRGPSSHSSFSSQQSSQSMRNDIPMPSSSRVSSDRTMPQMPRSDIQRSMQNQFELQQQQQKQSTSQYPSIPQALIDMDFSAAKQKSSDVFPTSLQKATDSFPTSLPKPSDVTFPGMSMSSQPNSTQVAQSKPFAAGSAGQANQSVPVHINTSSSSSSPITSLPPVSPIIPDTSFSLSASSPKTSQPSTSRSESLERPGSSERLKEERPPQVDLVGPDISIVKIESTDKDETGALDMYVDTGDDGEVHPHGMEGDGDQTYEGSDYDVEEPPGEMEGSNEGSNLSGDQNAWYLNTMKGRNPVYFDIKEECLGGPSPWGSKFTTDKSCVSCGQCFPCMEDFQGHSCKQAGTLEQGFLENQALKPSLGSKKFYCEICKILLESQSSKDHHDSVFHSHSRNNSTVEEVVGVCSLCGKEYKSHEAFKLHMQCHQASDGSNNSRQSLQCKYCGKAFQFFSYLERHMHRHSFEKQKICDYCGKSYKHQSDLNRHKRKNCPVAAMSGTEAIL
- the LOC117336489 gene encoding uncharacterized protein LOC117336489 isoform X15, producing the protein MNYQKFYTNGIHSSSLLCQLATMWKSQTLCDAIIKTGNINTKAHRLVLVAACPMLQSMDNASIGSHLEVRLASEIKQDSVNMFLQYLYEGFMMLTEDNHKDIEKIARLLQVDSVIKCCADFCKSLHEKTGLSVYSAGQYKYSSHDMLEFKHVRVSGIQKTVQDTMMKRHSDFQRPNSPGSKRPRMHRPGSPSDGPRGDNMYGHSSHSDSDRVPRLGLGSFPGAAGRNLQPGVVEVIEDSLELVQTEPVERDPVTGRPIDSRPPVQKTVAISVASQVTGGDPDLQIVNVSGMKDSTLSRTQMSTATHTTSTPIARDSRGPSSHSSFSSQQSSQSMRNDIPMPSSSRVSSDRTMPQMPRSDIQRSMQNQFELQQQQQKQSTSQYPSIPQALIDMDFSAAKQKSSDVFPTSLQKATDSFPTSLPKPSDVTFPGMSMSSQPNSTQVAQSKPFAAGSAGQANQSVPVHINTSSSSSSPITSLPPVSPIIPDTSFSLSASSPKTSQPSTSRSESLERPGSSERLKEERPPQVDLVGPDISIVKIESTDKDETGALDMYVDTGDDGEVHPHGMEGDGDQTYEGSDYDVEEPPGEMEGSNEGSNLSGDQNAWYLNTMKGQELSVPDRDMALGLFNDPTSKHGTDIPCFRCGRFFLCMDDFQEHPCVKNVDYQVPFLNCSKCNLQFSTKAEKQSHENYCTSDSGIVATCGVCSKTFKSMWGFRCHQKSHERSLGNTNNCHECFQCGKFFTSGSHLRRHMKNHSEERPYVCVKCGKSYKQNYDLKMHSCPLRMGCQ
- the LOC117336489 gene encoding uncharacterized protein LOC117336489 isoform X8, coding for MNYQKFYTNGIHSSSLLCQLATMWKSQTLCDAIIKTGNINTKAHRLVLVAACPMLQSMDNASIGSHLEVRLASEIKQDSVNMFLQYLYEGFMMLTEDNHKDIEKIARLLQVDSVIKCCADFCKSLHEKTGLSVYSAGQYKYSSHDMLEFKHVRVSGIQKTVQDTMMKRHSDFQRPNSPGSKRPRMHRPGSPSDGPRGDNMYGHSSHSDSDRVPRLGLGSFPGAAGRNLQPGVVEVIEDSLELVQTEPVERDPVTGRPIDSRPPVQKTVAISVASQVTGGDPDLQIVNVSGMKDSTLSRTQMSTATHTTSTPIARDSRGPSSHSSFSSQQSSQSMRNDIPMPSSSRVSSDRTMPQMPRSDIQRSMQNQFELQQQQQKQSTSQYPSIPQALIDMDFSAAKQKSSDVFPTSLQKATDSFPTSLPKPSDVTFPGMSMSSQPNSTQVAQSKPFAAGSAGQANQSVPVHINTSSSSSSPITSLPPVSPIIPDTSFSLSASSPKTSQPSTSRSESLERPGSSERLKEERPPQVDLVGPDISIVKIESTDKDETGALDMYVDTGDDGEVHPHGMEGDGDQTYEGSDYDVEEPPGEMEGSNEGSNLSGDQNAWYLNTMKGPAHSTWDSQVDLSMTSVDLSLTSEQDQSQLSKQYVCLHCSDLFSSKKKLQIHKKMHMSIGQMGFKCKPCGLTFAEKRKSAEHQMVVHGCGFIGFCKHCGKSFYSGWGLSLHERMHDSSNDSIKCASCDVCGRKFQTEAHLLRHQKSHSTIRPFYCGVCGKSYKHREGLISHSCRPNTNVLEDCPVVYIDEAKHCNDGDPL
- the LOC117336489 gene encoding B-cell lymphoma 6 protein-like isoform X18 produces the protein MNYQKFYTNGIHSSSLLCQLATMWKSQTLCDAIIKTGNINTKAHRLVLVAACPMLQSMDNASIGSHLEVRLASEIKQDSVNMFLQYLYEGFMMLTEDNHKDIEKIARLLQVDSVIKCCADFCKSLHEKTGLSVYSAGQYKYSSHDMLEFKHVRVSGIQKTVQDTMMKRHSDFQRPNSPGSKRPRMHRPGSPSDGPRGDNMYGHSSHSDSDRVPRLGLGSFPGAAGRNLQPGVVEVIEDSLELVQTEPVERDPVTGRPIDSRPPVQKTVAISVASQVTGGDPDLQIVNVSGMKDSTLSRTQMSTATHTTSTPIARDSRGPSSHSSFSSQQSSQSMRNDIPMPSSSRVSSDRTMPQMPRSDIQRSMQNQFELQQQQQKQSTSQYPSIPQALIDMDFSAAKQKSSDVFPTSLQKATDSFPTSLPKPSDVTFPGMSMSSQPNSTQVAQSKPFAAGSAGQANQSVPVHINTSSSSSSPITSLPPVSPIIPDTSFSLSASSPKTSQPSTSRSESLERPGSSERLKEERPPQVDLVGPDISIVKIESTDKDETGALDMYVDTGDDGEVHPHGMEGDGDQTYEGSDYDVEEPPGEMEGSNEGSNLSGDQNAWYLNTMKGYASWGPDISFQSNVIDLKGSQQDMLSKYDCPACRERFYTANDLHVHLSSHLTENGFYCVVCNEHFPCRISGAKHLMDTHRMGYVAFCKHCSKCFRSSGGLSLHQRLHPDSKGNKWCPMCTVCDKHFQTEKHLQRHMKSHSSSKPYVCAVCQRSYKHKEGFDVHVCRPQQLN